One genomic segment of Chitinispirillales bacterium ANBcel5 includes these proteins:
- a CDS encoding sugar ABC transporter permease, with product MHSKLLKQINSRETVIALLFLFPVIAFSAAFILFPIFGTFVNSMYRDVSYLPRAFIGLDNYSSALTSTGFWRATVFTLLFAAVAVLLELFLGLLFALLLNEKFRGRGVLRAAVLIPWAIPTIIAGRTWQVMYQYSYGVINFIFTSSGVAENNINWLGTSYSAFWAIVLADVWKTTPFVVIILLAGLQAIPGDLYKQAKVDGATMVKRFTKITLPLLSPVILVAVIFRTIDSLRIFDLVYVLTGGGPGGTTQTLSYIGYQHFNNDQFGMGSTISVIMFAISFAITIVYIKKGNFKKGIN from the coding sequence ATGCACAGTAAACTACTTAAACAGATCAATAGCAGGGAAACAGTTATCGCCCTGCTGTTTCTGTTTCCTGTAATTGCTTTTAGTGCGGCTTTTATCCTGTTCCCTATTTTTGGAACTTTTGTCAACAGTATGTACCGGGATGTCAGCTATCTCCCAAGAGCCTTTATTGGCCTGGATAACTATAGTAGCGCCCTTACATCAACGGGGTTCTGGCGTGCTACAGTGTTTACGCTTCTCTTTGCTGCCGTTGCGGTACTACTGGAGCTTTTTTTGGGTTTACTGTTTGCTCTCCTGCTTAACGAAAAGTTCAGGGGTCGTGGTGTGCTCAGAGCTGCCGTTCTTATACCATGGGCTATCCCCACCATTATTGCAGGCAGAACATGGCAGGTGATGTATCAATACAGCTATGGTGTGATTAACTTCATCTTTACCTCAAGCGGAGTTGCTGAAAATAATATCAATTGGCTGGGTACTTCCTATAGTGCATTCTGGGCAATTGTACTTGCCGATGTCTGGAAAACAACTCCGTTTGTGGTAATTATTTTACTGGCAGGACTTCAGGCAATACCCGGAGACCTTTACAAGCAGGCTAAGGTTGATGGAGCAACGATGGTAAAACGTTTCACCAAAATCACTCTACCCCTTTTAAGCCCGGTGATACTGGTGGCAGTAATCTTTCGCACCATCGATTCTCTGCGAATTTTTGACCTGGTCTATGTACTCACCGGAGGCGGCCCCGGCGGCACGACACAAACCCTTTCATATATCGGCTATCAGCACTTTAATAATGATCAGTTTGGAATGGGTTCTACTATTTCTGTAATAATGTTTGCAATCTCCTTTGCAATAACGATAGTGTACATAAAAAAGGGTAACTTTAAAAAGGGAATCAACTAA